The genomic stretch AACACTCCCGGCAAAGAATGGGAAGACAAATGGGGTCTCATGGATGTCAACCGCAAACTCAAACCCGGTCTCAAGATTCCAGATTGCGGCGGTCAATCGCTACCGACAAAGTACGCCAATTGAAGAAGGAAGGAACGAAAGGAAGGAAGGATATAATGTGTCAGTGTGGATGTTTTTAAACAAGATTCCTCACGTCTCTTTTTGCTGGTATGCTCTGGTCTTCGATATCGGATATTTCATTCCCCACACGAAATGTTTTTCGCGAATTGCATGATGGCATGGCGTTGGCGGGCGTTTTCTCTTTTTTTCCAAGCTTTCGAGCTGTTCGAAGCTTTTCATGTGCTACCTACTGGCTTCTACTGCTGGAAGATTTATCCATGGGATTTGAGATGTTTAGTGGCATTGTTCATGGTGGCGAGGAGGTTGCCACTCACCGAAGCTATCCGTCCGTCCTACCCGACCGCATCACCGATCCGCCGATCCACCGCAGCGACTTTTGACTGGCAACGGCAAACGTTTCAGTCAAATCATCCCATCCATCCAACATACCCACCCTCAAATCGAACCAAGGATTAGTTCCACGTTTCTTTTTTGTACAAACCTACAGCTGGGAATCGGATAGCAGGGAGGGGAAGGACGCGTTTTTCGTGTATTGCTGCATTTTTCTGCTGGCTCTCTTTCTTCGTCCTCATCTTCCGCATAACGGCATTTTGGTCGTGGGATAACCTGGGGTTGCGCATCTATGGTATTACCCATGGGAGATGGGGGCTTATTTTCGGTTTAAGAGATGATGTCGGTTGATTGATGGTGATGTTGGcatgtgtgtgtgtgtgtgtgtgtaaTTTGGATGGATGGAATGAGGATGAGGGGTTGACGAGGGGAAGGGAACGGTGAACGGGGATGAAGGTGAAGAGTGGGGATAgggaggaagaagaagtaTTTTGTATATATATACTGGCAGAAGACTGGCTGTGCTGGTTCTTAAGACGCCGTTTTTAGTTTACGTGGATTCATGGATGAATTGATTGTAGTGCATGTTTGGGCAAAGAAACATGGGGTTCGGTTGGTGAATGGAATGTTTAGATGTTTATTACTGTGTCGTCTGTATGCGTACTATTTATCCATCTCTCTATTCTATGGCTCTAAATCTTAGTATTGACATGGTAAACTCTTTAGTTCGTGGCTGGTACCACACATATCTCGACTACACCATCCCTCTCTATCTGTATTAATTCAATCTTATCTATCCACGCATACCTAAGCTATCCTGCACCATCCAGCCCACACCTCATTGAACCAACCAATCCTTTCTATCTATCTCCACAAAACCTTCTGCCTACACCTGTAGAGATGAGGTACGCATACAGAGTGGATTACGATGTGAAAACAACATGTAGGTTTATTTCGCctcttttcttttcttttttgGTATTTCTTCTCTTTGTACGTGGAGGAGAGGTTTTTTGTAGAGTGGATGAGGGGGAGGGAGGAGTGAGATGAAAGGGCTTTCATGGGTAGGGATGTAGAAGGGGGAGGGAGGAGGAGAGAAGCAGGGGTGAGATGGCAGGGTTTCGTGGATAGGAACGCAGAGGGAGGAAAAAGAGAAGGCGTAGATGGAGAGGTAAGTTTTACAGGGTAAGATGGATGCTGAGATTTCTTCGTGGATGGGGATGGGAAGAAGAGAAATGGAGAGAGGGAGGATTAGAGGGCTATGGTAGAGTAGGTATATAGGCTAGATCAATCATTTTTCTTCCCAGAGAAAGACAAGAGCAGAGTCATTCAATTGTACAACGGGCGATCAGTCCTAGGAAGCAGTCTCGGTTAGTCACAGAGCTATAGCTTAAAGACGGTTCGTCTTCTTTAAGTCATATTGGGTTTAATTATAACTATTGTTTatgtcggatcgtgagtatcggtagagacgtcggctgcttgacacttcggcccgacttcggcccaccttgcgcagagcttaggtataccttcgtagcacctatgttcgtagagagacaataccaataccagtcaccaaaagaacctcgttgttgttattcaccccgtacgatcgtacaaggcctaccaacagTTTATCGATTAAATCGTGGATATATCTGGTTGCCAGAGGTGTTGCATGGTTTAGATCGCTGTTGGCATAATGTATCTGTGGCTATTACACCTGTTGTGTGTGCGATGTAGTTAGACTAATTGAGCTTTGGTGTTTGCGATCAGAGTGTGAGTGGGGTCCCGTAAGGCAATGATGAGAAGGACTCTGAGTTTCGGGGGTATGGATTTGATATCGGCATTTGCGGGCGTGGTATTTGTAGCAATGGGAAAGAGAAGAAGGCATCACGGCACGCAGGGAATGATATCCACAATAGACCCAATTTTATTAAAACTAAAAATTACCAACATTTTATTGTACTAATACACGCCGTCATCTTCTTCATATTGCTTGAGCTTCGTCAATTCCATTCGTTGAGAGCGTAACGTTTAGTAGACCTCAAGCAGAGCGGGGCCGGCAATAGTGTCGTCGTCAGTAACAGTGGTGTTGCAGCTAGTAAGAACAAGGTAGCTCTGGCCGGCAATACCGCTGTTGGGGACGGTGACGATGTATCCACCATCAGCCTTCTGGATTTGAGTGAAGACAGGTCCAGTGACAGTGATGAAAGCAGCGTAGACGTCACCCTCGACGGCGTAGCCAGGAGTGGAAACCATGATGTTGCCTCCGGCCACGATCTGAGCGCCCTTGATACCGGCAGCGGTGAGCGAGGGGAAAGCCTTGACGGGAAGGGCGGGGTTGGTGGAGGGGCATGACTTGATGAATGGGGCTGCAAGAGTGTAGACCTCGTTCAAGTCGAGCGGGACCTCAAAGGGAGAGGGGAAGGGCGCCTGCTTGATGGCGTTGCGGATGTAGGATGAGTGGCGAGCCTCGACGGATAGAATGGATGCCGCGGCGGTCAAGTAGACCTTGCCCATGATTTGGGCAGCGGCACCGGTGTAGGCGCTGGCACCAACGCCCTCAAGGACAGAGGCTGTGGCCATGAAGCCAGCGACGTCCTTGTAGCCAAAGTCGTAGGTGCACTCAGCGGTGGCCTGGATGCCGGCGGCCTTGAGGGCACCAGTCAGGAACTCGACGTGGGTAGTCTCATCCTTTGAGATTGTTTGGATGCGCATGTAGGTCTCCTCTGTGAAGTTTGCGGCAACGAAGTCCTTGGCTGTGAACTTCTTCAGGCCCTCGCGGTAGAAGGCATCCTCGAGGTGCTCGAGAGTGAGCGCGTAGTTGAGGATGATGCCATCGGTGATGTTGACACCAGCACGCTGGACAATGGGCGAGGCCGAGCCGACGGCAGCGAGAGCGGCGACAGACAAGATGGAGGACTTCATTATGAATTAGAAGTGTGTATTAAAGATCGATGTAAAGGTAGAGATAGGTAATCAAGTCTGTTGGAGGGAGTGTGGAAGTAGTTGACCTTGATGATGCCTTTCTCTTCACGCAAACAGCCTTTCTCTTATACCTTGGGCGCATTGTCCTTCGATAGCTTCTCTTCCGACCCCTCTCCCACCTGTGGCCCCCGCCCGTATTGCTCAATCTCACCATCATCATATCATCCTCAACATCCACCGCCGCCCGACTCGGCCCTAACCACGAACATAGCTGCACCCCATTGCACCAGCACTTGTCTAAACGAACGGAGTCTTGCCCTTCCGAACTAACCCTCACCTTACTTTTCCCGCCGTCGCGATCTCGCCCAGGGTAGTCGATGGCCAGCCTGTCACGTCGTGCACGCTAACCCGCATTCCTCTCTTCTCCTGTCCCGCATGCGGAGGGCGCGCTACGAGGGTTACCGCAATGGAGAGATTGTCGTCGTTGACGGAGGAGGCGTTGTTCCCCCGCAGACAGACGCGGTTCGTTGTTCAATTCCATCGTTGCTGTGTTGGGCTAGCGCTCCACGGATGGCTTACCATCCGGACACGATGGGAAAGTACGCTAGTGAGGGGCGCCGGCCAATAATGGCGGGAGAGTAGTGCAGGGGCACTCTGGAAATAGTAACTGCTAGGTTACATTGAGAACATGATCGTCATCTTAGTCAGGGCAGGTGAGTTGTTTACAACTGAAGCTTTGGCGGCGCTGCATCGGGAGAGCGTGATGTGCTTGTTTGGGGACGGAGCTTTATTACAAAGAATTGTGGGGATCGTTGATCGTGGATGGAAGACGTTCCGGTCGGGGCTTACTTTTTTCTGTTTGGCGAGTGGGTGGAGAGATTGGAAAGGGTGATGGGGCGGGATTGTGAGTTGAGGTGTAGGTTTAGCGATGGGCGTAATGGGCATCGTGAGGTGACTTTGCCTGGGTAGTCACGGTAGACTCTGCCTTTCTCTCTGTTCGGTGACCATGTGTAACTATCACCGTCCATCGCAATGATCATCTCGACTGACAGGTAACACGATCTCTTCATGTCAGACCCAAAATAGTGTCCAACTAACTTCTACAGATCATGACAGGCCAGGTACGTACCAAACCACACCCCTGTTCTTCGGCCGTAAGTACGTATCACAGCGCATTCCATAGCAAAAGAACATCCAGCCAATTACCCAACATCAAAATTATACAACCCTCTGACCCAAACCCAATCCGTTCATCCGGCAATCTCCGTATTCTACAGCCATTACCATTACGATCCCAAACCAACCGCACTATCCCCCATCTACGTAAATCCAACACCCAATGCAGCCCCACTCCAACTACCGGGACACGCCTTCTCCGTCCTAACATGCCACCCGACCCCCTGCTGCACGGTAATTCGTAGTAGCTTCCAGAAAAGCGCCTACATGCATCTGCTGCCCAAGCACATTTGCCCATCAGCCGTCGTCAGGCCCTAGAGATCGACGCTGCGGCACGGCTTGGAGATTACACCGAAAGCCTGGGTCCTACGTAGAAGATACTGCAGATATCTGAACTGGATACAGGGGGCGATCCACACGTGCGGGCGACATGCCTTTTTCACCTCCTCAAGAGCGGAAAGCCTTGATTCCGAAGATGTGGCTGCAGAAATAGGACCGCGGTATACTGCTGTGTGATTTGAGAACAATGGGGGAGGTGGTGGTTAGGGACTAGCGTCCGGACTTGGATTGGCTGGAAGCGTAGCGCCGTTTGCAGCGGGCGTTGGTATGTAGGTTAGTATAGTTTTGTGAGATGTGATGGCAAAAGGGCTAGATGGATCTGGTGGAAGTTTGCATAGGGGGCACAAAGGACGACGGATGTTTCTGTATTTCAGTTTGGGGTTCTCTTCTCGCCTTACTTACTTCGTCTGGGACTATTTCACTCTTTCTGAGAAAGATTATAGGCACGGACCTGATCACTTACTTGCGAATTATCTGCACACCGACGCACTGTTCAGTTATACAAGTCTTATATCTTTGATACCCATCTCTGGTCCAGGCGCTGTTGATATCACACCGTGTGATTCACACGTCCTTCTACCACTACAGATCTACGTCACCTCACCCAAGTAATACCCATCGACAACATGAAGTTCTCCACTAGCATCGTCACTATTGGATTCGCCGTCTTCCGATCCGTAGCTGCGTAAGTTTACTTTTCTACATCTCACTTGCGCTTCATGTCTTGCGCTATCTGTCACTCTTCTCACCTGTGGATCATTTTCTGCGTCCTTGAATAGCATTGTCACTGTATTTCCCTGCTCAAAACAACGCGAAGCACTCATAACACCATCCTTATTTACATCAACATATCATTCTATTCTGAACCAATGTAGCTCTTCCTCTATTATAAAAAAATGTCCCAAACTCTCATTTACAGCAACAACACCTTTGCCAGAACCTGAACTCCATCAATATATCAAACCCCAAACTAACATCCACCAGCCAATCCCCAACAACAACCATAACCGTTACCCCCTACTGCGCGCCTGCCCCAACAGATGAATCAGTATCTCGTGCCGACGTCCCTGTACCGTCGTGCGCCGGCGGCGCAAACGAGACCAAGCCCATGATCGTAAGCATGTCGGGTGGCATGATGCCAACTGCGACCATGAGCGGAGGTGGAGCTATGTTTACTGGTGCTGCAACGAGGATGGATGCTGGCTTGATGGGTGTGGGATTGGTTGGCGGTTTGATGGTTGCGATGATGGGTTAAGTGCAACAAGGGAATAGAAAGAGGGAAGGGGGAGAAGGGACAGGGGGTGGGTGGGATGGATACCATGATGGCAAGAGACGGGGAAGAAGGTGACGACTTTTAATGCGCTGTAATGAGATGAATAGTAATATGAGCATGAATCTTTCAATATAATCCGTATGTATGGTTTATAAGGTAATCGTGAAAAAGCTTGGTGGAGCTTGGTGGAGCTCACGAAAGTCATGTAATTCGATGGTTTTTCAGTGTGGTACGCCAAGGTTGGGTACTGCGGTAGTTACTTgtaacgtgtctgtgcgcgtgatgcccataatcgcgtgccgcacaccccaccaatatcgcgacgacggcaaagttgaggctgtgcagccacgtacaataactattatcgcgagattttccggtgtattgatctatagacgtagctctacaactttgtctatctatattttgccggagtattgacggcccggccgcgtcgggtggttgttggtgggggagccggtgcagccacctcagccagagtgccaccgccagcaccacccacgcgtcgtttttttggctgttgctttgcagcgggctttgaagccttacgcttgcccgattggggttgttgtatagcctttgcagcgtcgcgatcgcgtcgtttggcgtcaagttcggcagcctttacagccttggcttcatcccgcaccttctttgcctcctcacgcgccgcccgcgctgcctctttgatcttaagttgatagatcctgttgttctcctttgcctctttcaactctatcttatcaagtagctctttctccttctccttctccttcactagctgcctgaagcgggcctctcgaagcttgcacggcgaccaccaaactgcccctgaatggaacgcttttcgctgctgtagatctaggggaggttcgtgccgattgcggggcttctggtgaacgtgtagcgccgcgcgcagtgcgtccttctcgtactcggcgatctctttggcagcctggaggcggaggagtatttctgagaggttgttggtcgcaatagagctcggatcgtaggcctgattaatgaggttcgtgatagtagctctactcacgttcactagtggcggcggtgctgttagtgttgactttcggaactttttaagtactacttcgggatctataggagctatcccagtggctttaaatgccttcaacgcgtgcttcttaatgaaagaggagtcccaggcaggcttgaaaagacggtagaagtcatccttcctcacagctaagagaccgtggctcgcctggaggtagtgctgcaagctgagtgagtacgcggctgccagaggtttgaacattaccacatcgagtggctgcagcgtaTGGGTACTATGGGGGGTAGTATGAGTAACATAATATTGTGGGCGATCGCATagtcaataaactccatagtaacgtgactcccatggccgtcaaggatgagtaagcgtgtgtgattgccggccttctccttcgtatggcgatcaaacacctgttcgagccatgccaggcctacctgatcattggtccaccctgagggacttgaggtaacgtagactggatcgtcaattgcgatatcatcaacccatctggcgtacatgttgcccgaagtagcttcgtatataatcgcgggcggtaacgtactcccatcagcacatatagcagcgataacagtgatccaatctctgttgccgtcctgtatcactttcttaaagcccccagtctcatatttctgcttactaaacactctcttactcctccccgtcactccaataaggaatcccttctcatccatattatatacatcctgcgcccgaatatggtgctgagccattttagtagatagtagatcaaagtacgactcgtacttgtatacagaatcagcccggtggcgattgcggtccaaaccagttgaccaacgtgatataatcgcgtcgggatgacggtgaaagaagcgcgtcacccagctttgggaggtagcccttccggctatagcactagcaaagttctggatcatagtcctcgtcggtggtaagccagcctcagtaagctcgtcaatgtgctctagaagctgtagctcctggtgtgggtgaaggagttgctgattacgtgatttggcttcatttgagccccggatctgttgatggcgtcgcgacaacgtagagcgatcaacaccaaagcggcgcgcaacctcagagtatgtaaatttatctccgggatcacgcgattcaatagcttcaatcgcagcgttgatacaactcatggttgtggagttatgggtggttgaagtggtaagggtggattggtgttaatgttgcggggtgtgcggcacgcgattaacgtgtccgtgcgcgtgatgcgcggattcgcgtgatgcgcggggaacaccatatccactacttcaaaaatgaagctattaagccacgtatataagctgttattatacgaatttatagagggggagtaattagatgcttgcgatcaacttgtactatctatattttgatgggaggttgacgttgcggccacgtgatgtgagctttgatggaggagctggaggctcttcttgaacttgagcaccagcgcgagcagcctcaacgcgtttttgacgcttgttgttcgatgaggtagctgctgaagctctcctctttcccttttgggtagttgtatagctttagcagcgtctctctcctccttctggcgcgcgcgttcagctgctttctcagctcgctcaagctccctcatctccttgagtctctgcctctccacacgcctctcctcgagctcatcttgacgctgcagtcgagcctcctcgcgctgcttcttggaccgtgctttttggagtttctcctccgtctcatctcgctcccgtactgcttctctagctcgagcctcacgcagcttgcgaggagaccagaagacagagccaccgtgatactcctggcgctgttgaaggtcaagagctttgcccttcttcctgtgcttctttttatgttgaagagcctcctttaagccctcgttctcatgctttaaaagctcatactgcacagagagatggtgaacgcttgagcgcagctttcttgcctcatactgatggctatcattaacagcagctcgtactagccgatcgagctttctccagtcatgatcagagagccctgacgatgagcttctctcagcttctggcgtgctagcaaatctacgaaggataacgttggcatccatcggccagatcccagtggcttcgaaggccttcaatatgaggctctctgtgaaggaggatatccaggcgctccagaagagcgggaagaagtcccctttcttgattggaataaggccttgagccttatggagatggttagtgagctcgttagagtaggcttgagagagtggcttgaacagcactacatctagcggctggagcgtatgggtcgaatggggaggaaggatcatgaggaggatcctatggcgatcgcagtacttaataaactccatcgtgaggtgagatccatggccatcaaggatgagcaatctccatctacctgatcgttgctttgtagagcgatcaaacacctgctccagccaagctaggcctacgttatcatttgaccagcctgttggagatgatgagacaaagacctcatgttctcctgccttgatatcttctacccaactcgatcgtatagctccatttttagctgcgtagataagggctggaggcagcgagctcccatcagcgcagcagcaggccaggactgtcagaaactcgcgtgatccatcctggagagatgctcgaacctccttcttctcccattgacgcctgctgaatatcctcttacttctgcctatcaagccaattaagaagcccttctcatccatattgtatatatctcgagcctctaggtgatattcggtgatctttcgatgcagcagctcgaagtagagtctatactttgactcagaatcagccaggtggcgcgtacgatccatggcgctggtccactttgagatgagatggatctcgtgtcggttgatgaagcgagtaacccagctctcgctgagctgctgatgggctacttctgatgagaaattcctgaccatctctcgtgtaggaggaatgcctcgctttgtgagcttttcgatatatctcacaagctctagctcttgttgtgggttgagtttctgctggttgaagttcttgtctctttctgagcttgtctggccctggtgccttcgggtcaacgtagatctcacaacaccatgcttagcagcaattttagtatacgagaactgttctcctggctctagattttcaatatcttcaatcgcagcttgaattgggtccatattggtggagttaacgtgtgttgaaggtgaaggggtttgacgtgttttggtgttccccgcgcatcacgcgaatccgcgcatcacgcgcacggacacgttatgggcatcacgcgcacagacacgttatGTCTAACCTAATGTATTTTAGAACATTCTACGAGTTAGTACAACCAAAAGACTTCCAAATATTACCCCGATGCAGCAAATCCGTTATGACTCTGGTCGATACTGGTTGAGGATGGTACCGGCTTCTTTTCCTTCTTTCCTCCTTTTTTTTTAGAGAACCCCCTATGTGTTTAGCTCAGCGAGTAATAGTAGCAGCATATTTTCGAACAAAGAGAAAGAACCCCTAGCCTGTGCAAGATAGCGTTACGATAAAAACAAAAACACAGCTTCTGTGCAGAGCTGAACTAGATACGATATATAAGACACCGAACACACTATACTCAAAAAAGTCCCTCGATGATTACTTACGTCGTAAATTTCTTACAAGCGCAGTCCCTGCCACTATGCTAAACTTCTCTACCAGTTTGAATTCAGACACCTTACGCGAAATGCGAAGTAAATGACAAGATAGCTAAAAAATACAGATGCGATCTAGCGAGAGAAAGTAGTAATGTCGTTTCCGATATCAAATAGTGCTAAAATCCTGTCTCGTAATGTTTTCGTATATCCAAGAACCGGAGTCTTTTGGTCGCTTCTAGACTTAACAGGATACTCTCCCACAGAAGACCTTGAATTTCCACTCTTGAACGAAAAGTAAAAGATTACAGCTACAAGTGGACCCTGATCCGGGATTAAAAGTCTCCACTAAAATTTCAAATTCGAATAGTGCTAAAGTTCATGTCTCGTAATATTTTGCTCTGTTTAAGCAGTGAGATAGTAAGCTAACTACAATTGGTAGCTGTGGCTTAGGAGCGGATGTGTAAGGGGCGTTACGATAACTTGGACTTGGGATTGAACTTGGGCTAGACCTTCA from Pyrenophora tritici-repentis strain M4 chromosome 1, whole genome shotgun sequence encodes the following:
- a CDS encoding Ferritin-2 multi-domain protein, with the protein product MKSSILSVAALAAVGSASPIVQRAGVNITDGIILNYALTLEHLEDAFYREGLKKFTAKDFVAANFTEETYMRIQTISKDETTHVEFLTGALKAAGIQATAECTYDFGYKDVAGFMATASVLEGVGASAYTGAAAQIMGKVYLTAAASILSVEARHSSYIRNAIKQAPFPSPFEVPLDLNEVYTLAAPFIKSCPSTNPALPVKAFPSLTAAGIKGAQIVAGGNIMVSTPGYAVEGDVYAAFITVTGPVFTQIQKADGGYIVTVPNSGIAGQSYLVLTSCNTTVTDDDTIAGPALLEVY
- a CDS encoding Trichoplein multi-domain protein; translated protein: MSCINAAIEAIESRDPGDKFTYSEVARRFGVDRSTLSRRHQQIRGSNEAKSRNQQLLHPHQELQLLEHIDELTEAGLPPTRTMIQNFASAIAGRATSQSWVTRFFHRHPDAIISRWSTGLDRNRHRADSVYKYESYFDLLSTKMAQHHIRAQDVYNMDEKGFLIGVTGRSKRVFSKQKYETGGFKKVIQDGNRDWITVIAAICADGSTLPPAIIYEATSGNMYARWVDDIAIDDPVYVTSSPSGWTNDQVGLAWLEQVFDRHTKEKAGNHTRLLILDGHGSHVTMDTHTLQPLDVVMFKPLAAAYSLSLQHYLQASHGLLAVRKDDFYRLFKPAWDSSFIKKHALKAFKATGIAPIDPEVVLKKFRKSTLTAPPPLVNVSRATITNLINQAYDPSSIATNNLSEILLRLQAAKEIAEYEKDALRAALHVHQKPRNRHEPPLDLQQRKAFHSGAVWWSPCKLREARFRQLVKEKEKEKELLDKIELKEAKENNRIYQLKIKEAARAAREEAKKVRDEAKAVKAAELDAKRRDRDAAKAIQQPQSGKRKASKPAAKQQPKKRRVGGAGGGTLAEVAAPAPPPTTTRRGRAVNTPAKYR